The Terriglobia bacterium genome includes a window with the following:
- a CDS encoding sulfatase, translated as MDRRKFMTRLGAGLGLTGVAASSKRAASVSATDAAGRNLPPNFVFLISDDQSYSGAGCDGNPAVHTPNIDRLASEGLRFERAFAPSPSCSPSRSAILTGRPPHETGTARFGSPMPLAQKTVLEYLKAARYYTGAFKKVHQGAEFWQRWDFKGLHKPVHTFFDARPKDRPFFLHIGYHDPHRPYLPGERYPEKNPRASIAVPSFLPDTPAVRKDIAHYYEAIERLDMTVGKLLELLEKYALAENTLVIFTSDQGMSFPGAKGTLYDPGLHVPLIARWPGKITPGRVSSDLVSLEDLAPTWVEAAGLPVPAAMVGRSFLPLLLGRSFQPREAVYAERNFHTHLDLIRSVRTARYKLIQNYLPEIPYLPLSDIARSPSWRSIEGLERQGKLSAPLVQRYFKKPRPEEEFYDLQNDPGEMKNLVDDPKYKSELLHLQRSLSRWMIGTHDFLPPPIRPPDIDQLME; from the coding sequence ATGGACCGTCGGAAATTCATGACCAGACTGGGCGCCGGACTGGGCCTGACCGGCGTTGCAGCCTCGTCAAAACGCGCCGCTTCCGTGTCCGCCACGGATGCCGCCGGAAGAAATTTGCCTCCAAACTTTGTATTCCTGATTTCCGATGACCAGAGTTACTCCGGCGCCGGCTGCGATGGAAACCCTGCCGTCCACACTCCAAACATTGATCGACTGGCTAGTGAGGGGCTGCGCTTTGAACGGGCCTTTGCGCCGTCACCTTCCTGCAGCCCGAGCCGTTCGGCCATCCTGACCGGCCGACCGCCGCACGAAACGGGGACCGCTCGTTTCGGTTCGCCCATGCCGCTGGCGCAGAAAACGGTCCTGGAATATCTGAAAGCCGCGCGCTATTACACCGGGGCCTTCAAAAAAGTCCATCAGGGCGCTGAGTTCTGGCAGCGATGGGACTTCAAAGGTCTGCACAAACCAGTCCATACGTTCTTCGATGCGCGACCGAAAGACCGCCCCTTTTTTTTGCACATCGGCTATCACGATCCCCATCGGCCCTACCTGCCCGGTGAACGCTATCCCGAAAAAAATCCGCGTGCTTCGATTGCCGTTCCGTCTTTCCTGCCAGACACTCCTGCCGTCAGAAAGGACATTGCTCACTATTATGAGGCCATCGAGAGGCTCGACATGACAGTCGGCAAGCTTCTCGAGCTTCTCGAAAAATACGCGCTGGCGGAGAACACCCTGGTCATTTTTACCAGCGATCAGGGCATGTCATTTCCAGGCGCCAAAGGCACGCTATACGACCCGGGGCTTCACGTTCCTCTCATCGCGCGCTGGCCGGGGAAAATCACGCCTGGGCGGGTGTCATCAGACCTGGTATCGCTGGAGGACCTTGCGCCAACGTGGGTGGAAGCCGCGGGCCTTCCCGTGCCTGCGGCAATGGTAGGCCGAAGTTTTCTGCCGCTCCTGCTGGGCAGGAGTTTCCAGCCGCGCGAGGCCGTGTATGCCGAGCGGAACTTCCACACTCATCTCGACTTGATCCGAAGCGTGCGAACAGCGCGTTACAAGTTGATCCAGAACTACCTTCCGGAAATTCCCTACCTGCCGCTCAGCGACATCGCACGCTCGCCAAGCTGGCGAAGTATTGAGGGCCTCGAGCGCCAGGGGAAGCTCTCTGCACCGCTGGTTCAGCGCTATTTCAAGAAGCCCCGCCCGGAGGAAGAGTTTTATGACTTGCAGAACGACCCTGGCGAAATGAAGAACCTGGTGGACGACCCGAAATACAAGTCTGAATTGCTCCACCTGCAGCGATCGCTGAGCCGGTGGATGATCGGTACGCACGACTTCCTGCCGCCGCCAATTCGTCCACCCGACATCGATCAGTTGATGGAATGA
- a CDS encoding MBL fold metallo-hydrolase produces MELYPNVYQIQSLYGGRNLFQYLFVGDNVVLLDTGIATSPEETIFPFFDNIKLRPDRLTLAVTTHADLDHQGGNDAIKRISPGTMLSCGEADRKLVENPGTLYDERYNFLKEDHEVGFDEIPSPNAGRRRHMDVTFCGGERIHLAENWWLEVLQVPGHSNGHLALYDRNFGALFSGDAVQGRGCPKATGEMAIPVTYYHVDMYLSTIQYFEHLPISVLYSGHWPVMRGDEVKDFLSESRRTVEFVDRVILHSLEKNRSGMTLKQLIDTVAAAAGDWPDDGVFLAMFPIKGHMDRLEQQGRAKLERSSHPAKWVAA; encoded by the coding sequence ATGGAACTCTATCCCAACGTTTACCAGATTCAGTCACTCTATGGCGGCAGGAATTTGTTTCAGTATCTGTTTGTAGGCGACAATGTGGTGCTGTTGGACACGGGCATCGCCACGAGTCCGGAAGAGACGATCTTCCCGTTCTTTGACAATATCAAGCTAAGGCCTGACCGCTTGACGCTTGCGGTTACGACACATGCCGACCTTGACCACCAGGGAGGCAATGACGCCATCAAGCGCATCTCGCCCGGCACCATGCTGAGCTGTGGGGAAGCCGACCGCAAACTGGTGGAAAATCCCGGGACCCTTTACGATGAGCGGTACAACTTTCTGAAAGAAGATCACGAGGTGGGATTTGATGAAATTCCATCACCTAACGCAGGCCGGCGCCGGCATATGGACGTGACCTTTTGCGGTGGTGAGAGAATTCACCTGGCAGAGAATTGGTGGCTGGAGGTGCTTCAGGTTCCCGGCCACTCGAATGGCCACCTGGCGCTCTATGATCGGAACTTCGGGGCGCTATTTTCGGGCGATGCCGTGCAGGGGCGCGGCTGCCCCAAGGCCACGGGAGAGATGGCGATTCCCGTCACGTACTACCATGTCGATATGTATCTCTCAACCATCCAGTACTTTGAACATCTGCCGATCAGCGTCCTCTACTCGGGACACTGGCCGGTGATGCGCGGAGATGAGGTCAAGGATTTCCTTTCGGAATCGCGCCGCACCGTGGAATTTGTGGACCGTGTGATCCTGCACAGCCTGGAGAAAAACCGATCAGGGATGACGCTGAAGCAACTGATCGATACCGTGGCCGCCGCCGCGGGTGACTGGCCTGACGATGGCGTCTTCCTTGCCATGTTTCCCATCAAGGGCCATATGGACCGCCTGGAGCAGCAAGGCCGGGCGAAGTTGGAGCGTAGCAGCCATCCGGCAAAATGGGTTGCGGCTTAA
- a CDS encoding aldo/keto reductase: MEYRTLPNTGLKVSRVSFGTMTFGSQTDEGVARRMIDLCLGAGINFIDTANIYNRGLSETIVGKVLKGRRDKVVLATKVRGKMGEAPDESGLSRAAIRKAVDASLQRLQTDYVDLYYLHQPDYDVPIEETLAAMDELVKAGKVRYPAVSNYAAWQVAEIHCISQKNGYLPPFISQPMYNLLARAIEDEYLPFCKRYGVAVVPYNPLAGGLLTGKQSHGNKPIAGSRFDGNTMYLDRYWHEADFAAVEELKTVARHAGKKLIELALQWVLSQDQVDSVILGASGLEQLEENLKACEGRKLPNDLLQRCDDVWRHLRGVTPKYNR, from the coding sequence ATGGAGTATCGCACCCTGCCGAATACGGGTTTGAAAGTTTCGCGCGTTTCGTTTGGGACCATGACGTTTGGCTCACAAACGGACGAAGGCGTCGCGCGGCGAATGATTGACCTTTGCCTTGGGGCCGGAATCAATTTCATCGACACCGCGAACATCTACAATCGAGGCCTCTCTGAAACGATCGTGGGAAAGGTGCTGAAAGGCCGGCGCGATAAAGTTGTGCTCGCCACCAAGGTGCGCGGCAAAATGGGAGAGGCGCCGGATGAGTCCGGCCTCTCACGCGCCGCCATCCGAAAGGCCGTGGATGCCAGCTTGCAGCGCCTTCAGACCGATTACGTTGATCTCTACTACCTCCATCAGCCGGATTACGATGTGCCCATTGAAGAAACGCTTGCGGCGATGGATGAGCTGGTCAAGGCAGGAAAGGTGCGCTACCCGGCGGTCTCAAACTATGCCGCCTGGCAGGTGGCCGAAATCCACTGCATCTCGCAGAAGAACGGGTACCTGCCGCCTTTCATCTCCCAGCCGATGTACAACCTGCTGGCCCGCGCCATTGAAGATGAATACCTGCCCTTCTGCAAACGCTATGGCGTCGCCGTGGTTCCCTACAATCCTCTAGCGGGCGGATTGTTGACAGGCAAGCAGTCGCACGGGAACAAGCCGATAGCTGGCTCGCGCTTCGATGGAAACACGATGTACCTGGACCGCTACTGGCACGAAGCCGACTTCGCCGCCGTCGAAGAGCTCAAAACCGTTGCCAGGCACGCTGGCAAGAAGCTGATCGAGCTTGCTTTGCAGTGGGTGCTGAGCCAGGACCAGGTTGATTCCGTCATCCTCGGGGCGTCGGGGCTGGAGCAGTTGGAGGAAAACCTGAAAGCCTGCGAAGGACGGAAGCTTCCGAATGACCTGCTTCAGCGGTGCGATGACGTCTGGCGTCATTTGCGCGGTGTCACGCCAAAATACAACCGTTAG
- a CDS encoding YpdA family putative bacillithiol disulfide reductase, protein MECVLDVLVIGAGPTGLACAIEAMRSNLDVLVVEKGCLVNSIFSYPPGMTFFTTRERLEIGDIPFTTINVKPTRAEALEYYRGVARFYHVPVRYHERVVGIAGSDGNFEVRAAATDGDPKCYRTRKVIIATGYYDIPNLMGVPGEDLPKVSHYYGEAHAFYQRKVAVIGGANSAAIAALDLFRHSAEVTLIHREPELSRHIKYWVRPDIENRIKEGSIRACMATAVREITRDAVWVETAQGEPTRIENDYVFALTGYHPDFEFLRRVGVEIDPGTSRPNCNAKTRESNVPGVYLAGVVISGRHTNEIFIENGRFHGNQIIADIQKHPGARAPRPKETAGPPPLE, encoded by the coding sequence ATGGAATGCGTGCTGGATGTTCTGGTGATTGGCGCTGGGCCCACGGGTCTGGCCTGCGCGATCGAGGCCATGCGCAGCAATCTCGACGTTCTCGTGGTCGAGAAGGGATGCCTGGTGAACTCCATTTTCAGCTATCCGCCCGGCATGACATTTTTTACCACTCGCGAACGCCTGGAAATTGGCGACATCCCTTTCACCACCATCAACGTGAAGCCCACCCGGGCGGAGGCCCTGGAATACTACCGCGGTGTTGCCAGGTTTTATCATGTTCCGGTGCGTTACCATGAGCGCGTTGTGGGTATTGCCGGGTCCGACGGAAATTTTGAGGTCCGCGCTGCCGCAACGGATGGCGACCCAAAATGCTACCGCACGCGCAAGGTGATTATTGCCACCGGTTACTATGATATTCCGAACCTCATGGGAGTCCCCGGGGAGGACCTTCCTAAGGTTTCGCATTACTACGGCGAGGCCCACGCGTTTTATCAGAGAAAAGTGGCGGTCATCGGCGGAGCCAACTCGGCGGCGATTGCGGCGCTCGACCTCTTCCGCCATAGCGCCGAAGTCACCCTCATCCACCGGGAACCTGAACTGAGCCGGCACATCAAATATTGGGTCCGGCCCGATATTGAAAACCGAATCAAAGAAGGCTCCATTCGCGCCTGCATGGCGACAGCCGTCAGAGAGATTACGCGGGACGCGGTATGGGTCGAAACGGCCCAGGGCGAACCTACGCGCATTGAGAATGATTATGTATTCGCTCTTACAGGGTACCATCCGGATTTCGAATTCCTGCGCCGTGTCGGAGTTGAAATCGATCCCGGAACGTCCCGCCCAAACTGCAACGCCAAGACCCGCGAAAGCAATGTTCCCGGTGTCTATCTGGCCGGAGTGGTTATTTCCGGGCGGCATACAAATGAAATTTTCATCGAGAACGGCCGCTTCCACGGGAACCAGATTATTGCGGACATCCAGAAGCATCCTGGGGCCCGGGCCCCGAGGCCGAAGGAGACGGCCGGTCCCCCGCCGCTGGAGTGA
- a CDS encoding ParB/RepB/Spo0J family partition protein has protein sequence MSVRRSGLPVAVQMRHSAHYVEDIISRSGAAIGRMIAIEDIQPYADQPRKQRGDLTGLADSVRQKGVLEPLLVRKNPDSGKYQIISGERRYFAARMAGLAEVPCIEKSADDGETLELALIENMQRKDLTPFEEADGVQALGDRFGLTHEEIAAKISKSRSSVTELLTLRVIPDDIKAVCIESGVISKSQLLQVARQPTEARMREAARRFAQGTLNREQARQERNPNRKARHGSFRYVPPNKDFKLTLQFKKGGVGREQIISTLRRVLEELERED, from the coding sequence GTGTCGGTTAGACGCTCAGGATTGCCGGTAGCGGTCCAGATGCGCCATAGTGCGCACTATGTCGAAGATATCATCTCGCGCAGCGGGGCCGCCATCGGACGAATGATCGCGATTGAGGATATCCAGCCTTATGCCGACCAGCCGCGGAAGCAGCGCGGTGATTTGACGGGCCTGGCGGATTCAGTGCGCCAGAAGGGCGTGCTGGAACCTTTGCTGGTCCGCAAGAACCCGGATTCGGGAAAGTATCAAATCATATCCGGTGAGCGGCGCTATTTTGCAGCCCGCATGGCGGGCCTTGCCGAAGTTCCGTGTATCGAGAAAAGTGCTGATGACGGCGAGACTCTGGAACTGGCTCTCATCGAAAATATGCAGCGCAAAGACCTGACTCCTTTCGAAGAGGCTGACGGCGTCCAGGCCCTCGGCGACCGGTTTGGCCTGACCCACGAGGAGATCGCGGCCAAAATAAGCAAATCACGCTCCTCGGTAACCGAGCTTCTGACGCTCCGCGTCATTCCGGACGACATTAAAGCTGTCTGCATTGAAAGCGGAGTGATCTCCAAATCCCAGCTTCTCCAGGTCGCCCGTCAGCCCACCGAAGCCAGAATGCGTGAGGCTGCCCGGCGCTTTGCCCAAGGCACGCTGAATCGCGAGCAGGCCCGCCAGGAGCGCAATCCCAACAGGAAAGCCCGCCACGGATCTTTCCGCTACGTCCCGCCCAACAAGGATTTCAAATTGACGCTGCAATTCAAGAAAGGCGGCGTCGGGCGCGAGCAAATCATCTCCACGCTGCGCCGCGTCCTGGAAGAGCTCGAAAGAGAAGACTGA
- a CDS encoding ParA family protein produces the protein MARVIAVANQKGGVGKTTTAINLSAGLALHNQRTLLIDLDPQANSTLTFINPAEVDGSIYDVLTDGKLKLSQVVKPTRWMNLSLVPSRISLAKLEAQLVGQFDAPFRLKDAIAACRDDFDVIVIDTPPALGIITVNALVAASFLIVPIQASYYALEGTDDLLETLERIRARPNPELQLLGVVMTLYDKRTNLARDIHKQVRDVFGPKVFKTVIGKNVRLEESPAYRETIFSFAPQSSGAHEYASLAKEVLQRVG, from the coding sequence GTGGCAAGAGTCATAGCCGTTGCCAACCAGAAGGGGGGGGTTGGCAAAACCACAACTGCAATCAACCTCTCCGCCGGGCTGGCATTGCACAACCAGAGGACCTTGCTGATTGACCTCGATCCACAGGCCAATAGTACCCTGACCTTTATCAATCCGGCCGAAGTTGACGGTTCCATCTACGACGTCCTCACCGATGGCAAACTGAAACTGTCGCAGGTGGTCAAGCCGACTCGTTGGATGAATTTGTCTCTGGTTCCATCGCGGATTTCGCTCGCCAAGCTGGAGGCGCAACTGGTGGGGCAGTTTGACGCGCCGTTCCGGCTGAAGGACGCAATCGCTGCGTGCCGCGATGACTTTGATGTGATTGTCATCGATACGCCGCCGGCCCTGGGCATTATCACGGTGAATGCCCTGGTGGCAGCCTCGTTTCTGATTGTTCCCATTCAGGCATCGTACTACGCGCTGGAGGGCACCGACGATCTGCTGGAGACGCTGGAGCGCATCCGTGCGCGGCCGAACCCCGAACTGCAGTTGCTGGGCGTCGTCATGACTCTTTACGACAAGCGGACCAACCTGGCGCGCGACATCCATAAGCAGGTCAGGGACGTGTTCGGGCCCAAAGTGTTCAAGACAGTCATTGGCAAAAACGTCCGGCTGGAAGAAAGCCCGGCGTACAGAGAAACGATTTTCAGCTTCGCCCCGCAATCTTCCGGAGCGCATGAATACGCCAGCCTGGCGAAGGAGGTCCTGCAACGTGTCGGTTAG
- a CDS encoding bifunctional nuclease family protein has product MEVEVKIRGLMMDPVTNMPIVILKDIEGVSVLPIWVGIYEANAIALEIEKVTTPRPMTHDLLKNLLLGLETHVRKVVVNELKDDTFYALIWLEKDGETFSVDSRPSDALALALRVDCPIFVEDEVLKNSKVSGAGTDKASHDELRKWLENLNDEDIGRYKM; this is encoded by the coding sequence ATGGAAGTTGAAGTCAAAATTCGCGGTCTGATGATGGATCCTGTTACCAACATGCCGATCGTGATTCTCAAGGACATCGAAGGCGTGTCCGTCCTGCCGATCTGGGTCGGAATTTACGAAGCTAACGCCATCGCGCTTGAAATCGAGAAGGTGACGACTCCCCGTCCCATGACGCACGATCTGCTGAAAAACCTTCTGCTCGGCCTGGAAACCCACGTAAGGAAAGTAGTCGTGAATGAACTGAAGGACGACACCTTCTACGCGCTCATCTGGCTGGAGAAGGATGGCGAGACCTTTTCTGTAGATTCCCGTCCCAGCGACGCGCTGGCCCTTGCGTTGCGCGTGGACTGTCCGATTTTTGTCGAAGACGAAGTCCTGAAGAACTCCAAGGTTTCCGGCGCTGGCACTGACAAGGCCAGCCACGACGAATTGCGCAAATGGCTGGAAAACCTTAACGACGAGGACATCGGCCGTTATAAGATGTAG
- the miaB gene encoding tRNA (N6-isopentenyl adenosine(37)-C2)-methylthiotransferase MiaB codes for MSSDLFPILSGGGHIAADAKLPDGSWAGYSAEGKPFYIETFGCQMNVHDSEKVAGVLMARGYRPVATPEDADIIFYNTCSIREKAAQKVFSRLGTFRKGRAASGKIFGVLGCVAQQEAGNIFERAPHVSLVCGSASYPKLPDLLAQLECGHRRVTGLDLDTEDCFETEMTRRDNRFRAYITIIEGCDKACSYCVVPKTRGPERSRPADNILADARRLADEGFTEIQLLGQTVNSYLDPSPLRMSFADLLARVAETPGIRRVRFTTSHPRDFTQDIIDAIDTHPALCNQIHLPVQSGSNSVLKRMLRTYTREEYLEKIHCIRDAKRAISISTDIIVGFCGETLDDFEDTLNLLGEVGYDQVFSFKYSPRPRTPAARFEDSVPEDEKGRRLMILQEKQREIQIQRNQECLGQQCEVLVESFHPRLGQAVGRTTSNRVINFSGEPSWIGQYMVVRVTASGPNSLVGQRVGEPAAGHADL; via the coding sequence ATGAGCAGTGATCTTTTTCCAATCCTGTCCGGCGGCGGTCACATCGCCGCAGACGCAAAACTACCGGACGGCTCCTGGGCCGGATACTCCGCGGAAGGCAAGCCTTTCTACATTGAAACCTTCGGATGCCAGATGAACGTTCATGATTCGGAGAAGGTGGCTGGTGTCCTGATGGCGCGCGGGTACCGCCCCGTGGCGACTCCCGAAGATGCTGACATCATTTTTTACAACACATGCAGCATCCGCGAAAAGGCGGCGCAGAAAGTTTTTTCGAGGCTTGGAACGTTCCGCAAAGGACGTGCGGCCAGCGGGAAGATTTTTGGCGTCCTCGGCTGCGTTGCCCAGCAGGAAGCCGGGAATATTTTCGAGCGCGCGCCGCACGTCAGCCTGGTTTGTGGTTCCGCGAGTTACCCAAAGCTGCCAGACCTCCTGGCGCAGCTCGAGTGTGGCCACCGCCGGGTTACCGGGCTCGACCTCGACACCGAAGACTGCTTTGAAACTGAAATGACGCGGCGCGACAATCGCTTTCGCGCCTACATCACCATCATCGAGGGCTGTGACAAAGCCTGCAGCTATTGCGTGGTTCCGAAGACCCGCGGACCGGAGCGCAGCAGGCCCGCCGATAACATTTTGGCTGATGCACGCCGCCTGGCGGATGAGGGGTTCACAGAAATTCAGCTCCTCGGCCAGACCGTCAATTCCTATCTTGATCCTTCACCTTTGCGGATGAGTTTCGCGGATTTACTCGCGCGCGTGGCCGAAACGCCCGGCATTCGCCGCGTGCGATTCACCACGTCGCATCCGCGCGATTTCACGCAGGACATCATCGATGCGATTGACACCCACCCGGCCCTGTGCAACCAGATCCACCTGCCCGTGCAGTCCGGCTCGAACTCCGTCCTGAAGCGGATGCTGCGAACTTATACGCGCGAAGAGTACCTCGAAAAAATCCATTGCATCCGCGACGCAAAGCGTGCTATTAGCATTTCGACGGACATCATCGTGGGCTTCTGCGGTGAGACGCTTGACGATTTTGAAGACACGCTCAACCTTCTTGGCGAAGTCGGGTACGATCAGGTTTTTTCCTTCAAGTATTCACCCCGCCCCAGAACTCCGGCCGCCCGCTTTGAAGATTCAGTGCCGGAAGATGAAAAGGGGCGGCGGCTCATGATTCTTCAGGAAAAACAGCGCGAAATTCAAATCCAGAGAAACCAGGAATGCCTCGGCCAGCAGTGCGAAGTCCTGGTCGAGAGTTTTCACCCCCGCCTGGGGCAGGCGGTGGGAAGGACCACCAGCAACAGGGTCATCAACTTTTCCGGAGAGCCATCGTGGATAGGACAATACATGGTGGTTCGAGTGACAGCGTCCGGACCGAACAGCCTGGTCGGCCAGCGGGTGGGGGAACCTGCTGCCGGACACGCAGATCTGTGA
- the recN gene encoding DNA repair protein RecN yields MLHEIHIQNYAVIDDLTVEFHPGLNLLSGETGSGKSIVVDALGLALGGRAAADVVRTGCDRTTITAVFRAPDQPAWQKLLADLGVERMDGEEVFFRRVIHSNGRSRLLLNDQPVTVSGIRALADLLIEVHGQNEQVALFSREAQLELLDRFAGADELLKQVAELYARRRQLQTELDSVSQNEQDRLKTIDLLSFQLRELDQAQLDPCEDARLEEEKRVLTHREKILSAVATIYGALYEDENSACERAGLAGRVLEDLRTYDSSFDTHAEALREARAQIEDVALTVRDYAKDLDSSPHRLEQVEDRLAVLDRIKRKYGSTLELAIAHREKLRDQLSAFENSDERRQELTRELEHVAAKFHGLAKELSQRRQEAAARLEKLVRKELAALSMEKTRFAVQFETASEGGAHTGGPKGIDTVEFKISTNPGENLRPLGKIASGGELSRIMLALKTVLGTQRLGRDTGGKRTPDPTFIFDEVDTGIGGRVAESVGQRLKSLSQTAQVICVTHLAQIACFADHHYYVEKFERSGRAHTMIRRLEGERERAQELARMLSGSQVTDAVLKHAATMLKHASA; encoded by the coding sequence ATGCTCCACGAAATTCATATTCAAAACTATGCCGTCATCGATGACCTGACGGTGGAATTTCATCCCGGGTTGAATCTGCTCTCGGGTGAGACTGGCTCTGGAAAGTCCATCGTTGTTGACGCGCTGGGGCTGGCTCTCGGCGGCAGGGCCGCTGCCGACGTCGTTCGAACAGGCTGCGACAGGACCACGATCACAGCGGTCTTCCGGGCGCCCGACCAGCCTGCATGGCAAAAACTCCTGGCAGACCTTGGTGTGGAGAGAATGGACGGGGAAGAGGTCTTTTTTCGCAGGGTGATTCATTCCAACGGTCGCAGCCGGCTGTTGCTGAATGACCAGCCTGTCACCGTTTCTGGCATCAGAGCGCTGGCCGATCTTCTGATTGAGGTTCACGGGCAGAATGAGCAGGTCGCACTGTTTTCTCGGGAGGCCCAGCTTGAATTGCTTGACCGCTTCGCGGGCGCGGATGAATTGCTTAAACAAGTGGCGGAACTCTATGCGCGCCGGAGGCAGCTTCAAACGGAACTGGACAGCGTTAGTCAGAATGAGCAGGACCGTCTGAAGACGATTGACCTTCTCAGCTTCCAGCTTCGTGAGTTGGACCAGGCGCAGCTCGATCCGTGTGAAGATGCCAGGCTCGAAGAAGAGAAACGCGTCCTGACGCACCGCGAAAAAATCCTGTCAGCGGTAGCAACGATATACGGCGCGCTGTACGAGGACGAGAACTCCGCGTGCGAAAGGGCCGGCCTGGCAGGGCGGGTGCTCGAGGACCTGCGGACCTATGATTCGTCCTTCGACACCCACGCTGAAGCCCTCCGTGAAGCCAGGGCCCAGATTGAAGATGTGGCGCTGACTGTTCGTGACTACGCGAAGGACCTTGACTCGAGCCCGCACCGCCTGGAACAGGTTGAAGATCGCCTGGCAGTCCTCGACCGAATCAAAAGGAAATACGGCAGCACCCTCGAGCTGGCGATTGCTCACCGTGAGAAGTTGCGGGACCAACTGTCCGCCTTCGAAAATTCCGACGAGCGCCGCCAGGAACTGACGCGCGAATTGGAGCACGTGGCGGCGAAATTCCACGGTTTGGCGAAAGAGCTTTCCCAGCGGCGACAGGAAGCTGCGGCGCGGCTTGAAAAACTGGTCCGGAAGGAACTCGCCGCGCTCAGCATGGAAAAGACCCGGTTTGCGGTCCAATTTGAAACGGCCTCCGAGGGCGGTGCCCACACCGGAGGCCCCAAAGGAATTGACACGGTCGAGTTCAAGATCTCGACAAACCCCGGTGAGAACCTTCGCCCGCTGGGTAAGATTGCTTCGGGCGGAGAACTCTCGCGCATTATGCTGGCATTGAAGACAGTGCTTGGCACGCAAAGGCTCGGCCGGGACACGGGAGGGAAGAGGACCCCGGACCCCACTTTTATCTTTGATGAAGTTGATACCGGCATTGGAGGCCGCGTGGCCGAAAGCGTCGGCCAGCGGCTTAAAAGCCTGTCACAAACGGCCCAGGTCATCTGTGTGACGCACCTCGCGCAAATTGCCTGCTTTGCCGATCATCACTATTATGTTGAAAAATTCGAGCGGTCCGGCCGGGCGCACACCATGATCCGGCGCCTGGAAGGGGAAAGGGAGCGCGCCCAAGAACTGGCCCGCATGCTCTCCGGCTCGCAGGTGACCGATGCGGTCCTGAAACACGCTGCCACAATGTTGAAACATGCCTCGGCTTAG
- a CDS encoding MotA/TolQ/ExbB proton channel family protein translates to MVPALLVFFQGDIWQYLSNTGLVARLVLLILLFFSVLSWAIIFHKSRVFKRAIRESGEFLHIFRQSKKLSEIRSSCSTLSGSPLPEVFQAGYREIESQATVSENPGKPVIRSLDSVRRSLQIGSTAELTRLENWMPWLATTAAAAPFIGLFGTVWGIMDAFNGLGTSGAASLRTVAPGISEALITTAAGLFAAIPALIAYNQFLQRLKQFGSMLDDFALEFLNMTERYFT, encoded by the coding sequence TTGGTTCCAGCCCTACTCGTTTTTTTTCAGGGTGATATTTGGCAATACCTGTCGAACACCGGTCTTGTCGCACGCCTTGTTCTGCTGATCCTGCTTTTTTTCTCCGTTCTTTCCTGGGCCATCATATTCCACAAGTCTCGTGTTTTTAAGCGTGCAATCCGTGAATCGGGGGAGTTCCTGCATATATTCCGCCAGAGTAAAAAGCTGTCCGAAATCCGTTCGTCGTGCTCGACGTTATCGGGCAGCCCTCTGCCGGAAGTATTTCAGGCGGGCTATCGTGAAATTGAGAGCCAGGCAACGGTCAGTGAAAATCCAGGCAAGCCGGTCATTCGTAGCCTGGATTCCGTGCGGCGATCGTTGCAGATTGGGTCCACTGCAGAACTGACTCGCCTGGAGAATTGGATGCCGTGGCTGGCCACGACGGCTGCTGCAGCCCCGTTCATCGGACTGTTCGGGACCGTTTGGGGCATCATGGATGCGTTTAATGGTCTTGGAACTTCCGGGGCGGCCAGTCTTCGCACCGTAGCCCCTGGCATTTCCGAGGCGTTGATCACCACAGCGGCGGGATTGTTCGCTGCGATTCCCGCCCTGATTGCCTATAACCAGTTCCTCCAGCGATTGAAGCAGTTCGGCAGCATGCTGGATGACTTTGCGCTCGAGTTCCTCAACATGACGGAACGATATTTCACATAG
- a CDS encoding biopolymer transporter ExbD encodes MAFTTLKGTTQTSMSDINVTPFVDVMLVLLVIFMVTAPLLESGIEVDLPKTRTVQVISQERVVVTIDKRQTIYVGNDPVNIHRLGDIVRQRLKNADKSPVFIRCDQVVSFGAFAQVIDALKQSNLTNINIVTEPLNTKGSS; translated from the coding sequence ATGGCATTCACAACCCTCAAAGGGACAACTCAGACCTCGATGTCCGACATCAACGTCACCCCTTTTGTGGACGTGATGCTGGTGCTGCTGGTTATCTTCATGGTCACCGCTCCGCTGCTGGAGTCAGGTATCGAAGTAGACCTGCCGAAAACGCGGACCGTGCAAGTGATTTCACAAGAGCGCGTCGTAGTGACCATCGATAAGCGACAGACCATTTACGTAGGGAACGATCCCGTCAACATCCACCGCCTCGGAGACATCGTTCGCCAGCGTTTGAAAAACGCCGATAAATCTCCAGTCTTTATTCGATGTGACCAGGTGGTCTCATTCGGTGCATTCGCCCAGGTGATCGACGCACTGAAGCAATCGAATCTAACCAACATCAATATTGTCACCGAACCGCTTAATACCAAGGGGTCGTCGTAA